One Augochlora pura isolate Apur16 chromosome 10, APUR_v2.2.1, whole genome shotgun sequence DNA window includes the following coding sequences:
- the Pig-l gene encoding phosphatidylinositol glycan anchor biosynthesis class L, translating to MLDFDLIKEYCSLQINEAICWWWYYIKEISWQLLIAVAAYLCVCICLYSILKKVSHRAWQLPGPPARILLVTAHPDDEVMFFGPLLYWVTKSKASELYLLCLTTGGHKKRKTELWDCIKLLGIPEANVTIVMSTELPDDQNVQWPTEVVAECILQHVETYKINAVVTFDKHGISRHKNHISLYFAIAALCIEKKVPSYCKLYVLESVNIIRKYVQLIDLPISLLTASYWYLVTYDQRKTIRNAMTAHKSQYVWFRKLYMIFSRYTFINTFQEVSALDLELDLQIDDD from the exons atgttagatTTCGATTTGATTAAGGAATACTGTAGTCTGCAAATTAATGAAGCAATTTGTTGGTGGTGGTATTACATAAAAGAAATATCAtggcaattgttaattgctgTTGCTGCCTACCTTTGCGTTTGCATTTGCCTTTATTCAATCTTGAAGAAAGTAAGCCACAGAGCGTGGCAGCTTCCAGGTCCGCCTGCCAGAATATTGTTAGTTACGGCTCATCCTGATGATGAGGTCATGTTTTTTGGTCCGCTACTCTATTGGGTCACAAAATCAAAGGCTAGTGAGCTATATCTACTTTGTCTTACTACTG gTGGacataaaaagagaaaaacagaacTATGggattgtataaaattgttaggaATTCCAGAAGCTAATGTAACTATAGTGAT GAGTACAGAGTTACCTGATGATCAAAATGTACAATGGCCAACAGAAGTAGTGGCAGAATGTATTTTACAACATGTAGAGACTTACAAAATCAATGCAGTTGTAACATTTGACAAGCATGGCATAAGTCGACACAAGAATCACATCTCCCTATACTTTGCCATAGCTGCATTATGCATTGAGAAGAAAGTACCATCTT ATTGTAAACTATATGTGTTAGAATCTGtgaatataattagaaaatatgtacAGCTGATAGATTTACCAATTAGTTTACTAACAGCTTCATATTGGTATTTAGTAACATATGATCAAAGAAAGACCATAAGA AATGCTATGACTGCACACAAGTCTCAATATGTCTGGTTCCGAAAGTTGTACATGATATTCTCACGGTACACTTTCATAAATACCTTCCAAGAAGTAAGTGCACTCGATCTGGAATTAGATCTCCAGATTGACGATGATTAA
- the Tdrd3 gene encoding tudor domain containing 3, with product MSTKLKDKGWYITDHAYNIASDSGNITDIQKIVKRLLDLDLREIGNGQGEATQGNIVLQIQKIRNVAAPKSNEESRAAPRLLKLSLTDGKNNYQAIELEHISFLSLNTPPGTKILIVPGELPTSHGIILLRPSHIAQVLGGKVTNLVEKWELNKKLALHTRVKSAEEGGPPPWIPFGKKIIKVSESDKNFKALAEKEKSSKENAEFEAQRKDAIAEAAKQGSKKIFGGGNKQLLDHSVQKIVDQGFSIEQAEYALKLNRNNVDRALKFLQKTDNKQSTLKETREPRNKRFDKKSEENKPSSGKISLFDFLEDKLPIQSEAAETNIQSQSSHIQNTESSYDRVESRNNDMQSRRGGRSQRGGRGYQVPPRHSEENKNNKKLNFNNTNTPQYSQYNGGNNPQQNKPPRFQRNQDNHNFLQQDTGNKFYQKSQLSDHRNSGFQTHVDGTNVTDNSNYYKGTQEHQGKNLGSSRNYDTDVRSRQTYDTSYGRHSRLQEDGIHRPYSANTGDKNYKNQLNKFQPNESSGSKSTIGPTNQRSQNHFGNNQNLNVPVGSSWVWRVGDKCLAKYWEDNRYYDAKVTGVSDRTCVVQFKGFENYEEVLQVDCLPITDDYQVQDLGMDQKQSDQWCNNKQVRYEQTQNHIAAGMEFRRSGSGIVPPNKANYSKKRNQQRSTQPIYQPPAQRCQSSMPMNTQNNSLLLLKMINYEVGSDSFPLRRKFNSNISVDRFSEKSLHGLEYEQRSCRNICNDCMARVPYATLIATIMCCLGVGIFCGTMYRGVTLGSLMMDQVFHLRLGWLEAIQLTFAILGASMAALGFMILCVGCLATGATRHKVYRAWRSRVGGRISCAVFMTITYILQLGWLLIFAFLVIITWIFTIFWGLCSNPRVQSLDQCIDFTQFSFLFPNNTRVEDMQVCGPQEVKLFCKDFVEKAEVMFILATVAAMLVVLSLIHYLMCLSANYAHIRDHEKFQELQELQYLQDPGDADSSQPGMGTLSSHHRGKDRF from the exons ATGTCAACAAAATTAAAGGACAAGGGATG GTACATCACAGATCATGCCTACAACATTGCAAGCGATTCTGGAAATATCACTGATATCCAGAAGATTGTAAAGAGATTATTGGAT TTGGACTTGAGAGAAATTGGTAATGGTCAAGGAGAAGCTACTCAAGgcaatattgtattacaaatacagaaaatacGTAATGTAGCTGCTCCTAAATCCAATGAAGAATCTCGTGCAGCTCCacgtttattgaaattatcttTAACTgatggtaaaaataattatcaagcCATAGAACTTGAGCACATTTCATTTCTGAG TCTAAATACTCCACCTGGTACGAAGATCTTAATTGTCCCAGGAGAGCTACCAACATCTCATGGTATTATTTTACTCAGACCTTCACATATAGCGCAAGTTCTTGGAGGAAAAGTAACAAACTTAGTGGAGAAAtgggaattaaataaa AAACTGGCATTACATACAAGAGTGAAGTCAGCTGAGGAAGGTGGACCTCCTCCTTGGATACCATttggtaaaaaaattataaaagtgtcTGAAAGTGATAAAAACTTTAAAGCTTTGgcagaaaaggaaaaatctaGCAAAGAAAATGCTGAGTTTGAGGCACAACGTAAAGATGCTATAGCAGAGGCAGCTAAACAAGGTAGCAAGAAAATTTTTGGTGGTGGAAATAAACAG CTTTTAGATCACAGTGTACAAAAAATAGTAGATCAAGGATTCTCTATCGAGCAAGCAGAGTATGccttaaaattgaatagaaataatgtGGATAGAGCATTAAAGTTTTTGCAGAAAACAGATAACAAACAGAG taCACTAAAAGAAACAAGAGAACCTAGAAATAAAAGGTTTGATAAAAAGTCAGAAGAAAATAAACCAAGCAGTGGAAAAATATCTCTTTTCGATTTTCTAGAAGATAAATTGCCTATACAGTCTGAAGCTGCAGAAACTAATATTCAATCTCAAAGTAGTCATATACAAAACACAGAAAGTAGTTATGATCGAGTTGAGTCAAGAAATAATGACATGCAAAGTAGAAGAGGTGGAAG AAGCCAAAGAGGAGGACGTGGATATCAAGTACCACCAAGGCAttctgaagaaaataaaaataataaaaaattaaattttaataacaccAATACTCCTCAATATTCGCAATACAACGGAGGAAACAATCCTCAACAAAATAAACCCCCaagatttcaaagaaatcaagataatcataattttcttcaacAAGATACTGGAAATAAGTTCTACCAGAAATCACAATTGAGTGATCACCGCAATTCCGGTTTTCAAACGCATGTAGATGGAACAAATGTTACCGATAATAGTAATTACTATAAAGGTACACAAGAACACCAAGGAAAAAATCTTGGAAGCAGCAGGAATTACGATACCGATGTCAGAAGTAGACAAACTTATGACACTTCTTATGGTAGACATAGTCGACTACAAGAAGATGGAATACATAGACCTTATTCTGCGAATACGggtgataaaaattacaaaaaccaattaaataaatttcaaccaAATGAGAGTTCGGGTAGTAAGAGTACTATAGGGCCCACTAATCAAAGGTCTCAGAATCATTTTGGTAATAATCAAAATCTGAATGTTCCTGTTGGAAGTTCTTGGGTATGGCGAGTGGGCGATAAATGTTTAGCCAAATATTGGGAAGATAATAGG TATTATGATGCAAAAGTAACTGGTGTGTCGGATAGAACCTGCGTTGTTCAGTTTAAAGggtttgaaaattatgaagaaGTGCTACAAGTGGACTGTTTACCTATAACAGATGAT tacCAAGTTCAAGATCTCGGCATGGATCAGAAACAATCGGATCAGTGgtgtaataataaacaagTTCGTTATGAACAAACACAGAATCATATAGCtg CAGGCATGGAATTTCGAAGAAGTGGAAGTGGAATTGTACCTCCAAATAAAgctaattacagtaaaaaacGTAATCAACAACGCAGCACTCAACCTATTTATCAGCCTCCAGCTCAACGATGTCAAAGTTCTATGCCTATGAATACTCAAAACAATTCCTTACTTT tattaaaaatgataaattatgaaGTAGGAAGTGACAGTTTTCCATTGCGTAGAAAATTTAACAGTAACATTAGTGTAGAcagattttctgaaaaaagtCTTCATGGACTTGAATATGAACAGAGATCTTGCA ggAATATATGCAATGATTGTATGGCCAGAGTGCCATACGCAACTCTCATTGCAACTATTATGTGTTGCTTGGGAGTTGGTATATTTTGTGGCACAATGTACAGAGGTGTGACATTGGGTTCATTGATGATGGATCAG gtATTTCATTTACGACTTGGATGGCTAGAAGCTATACAGTTGACGTTTGCGATACTTGGTGCTAGTATGGCAGCTTTGGGTTTTATGATACTATGTGTTGGTTGCCTTGCAACTGGAGCTACAAGACACAAAGTGTATCGTGCATGGAGATCCAGAGTGGGTGGGCGTATTTCTTGTGCTGTT TTCATGACAATCACATACATTCTACAGTTAGGCTGGCTTTTGATATTTGCATTTTTGGTTATAATTACCTggatttttactatattctgGGGTTTGTGTAGTAATCCTAGAGTTCAATCTCTAGACCAATGCATTGATTTCACTCAGTTCA GTTTCTTATTCCCAAATAATACTAGAGTGGAAGATATGCAAGTATGTGGACCACAAGAGGTAAAGCTATTTTGTAAAGATTTTGTGGAAAAAGCAGAAGTAATGTTTATCTTGGCAACAGTAGCTGCGATGTTAGTTGTTTTAAGTCTTATACACTATTTGATGTGTCTATCTGCTAATTATGCACATATCCGAGATCATGagaaatttcaagaattacAAGAACTTCAGTACCTTCAGGATCCAGGTGATGCAGATTCTTCCCAGCCTGGTATGGGAACTTTGAGCTCGCATCATCGTGGCAAGGATAGATTCTAG
- the LOC144475478 gene encoding mitochondrial fission process protein 1 isoform X2 produces MSEEKEEVDVFRDTPVRYLGYANEVGEAFRPIIHSSIVWLSYAVSTGYVLADTVHKGWTQYNETSEDSTKSALYSMSDTLLWQTFASIIIPGFTINRICAAVQCFQRKSCNPVLRSRWIPTAIGLSAIPLIIKPIDNVVDEVMNATYRKWTGYYPK; encoded by the exons ATGtctgaagaaaaagaagaagtagATGTATTTCGTGATACACCTGTAAGATATTTGG GATACGCAAATGAAGTGGGTGAAGCTTTCAGACCAATAATACATAGTTCAATAGTGTGGCTCAGTTATGCTGTCTCTACTGGGTATGTTCTTGCTGATACAGTCCATAAGGGGTGGACACAGTATAAT GAGACATCTGAGGATTCAACCAAAAGTGCTTTGTATTCCATGTCCGATACCTTATTGTGGCAAACATTTGCATCTATAATAATTCCAGGTTTTACGATTAATAGAATTTGTGCTGCTGTCCAATGTTTCCAAAGAAAAAGTTGTAATCCTGTCCTAAGAAGTCGGTGGATACCCACTGCAATTGGACTATCTGCTATACCACTCATAATAAAGCCCATAGATAATGTAGTAGATGAAGTCATGAATGCTACTTACAGAAAGTGGACAGGCTACTATCCTAAATGA
- the Sak gene encoding polo like kinase SAK isoform X2, whose product MSLSNLLLSRDMQVKIADFGLATQLTRPDEKHLTMCGTPNYISPEIATRSSHGLEADVWSLGCMLYTLLVGKPPFDTDAVKSTLTRVVMADYVMPSHLSDNAKDLIDKLLKKNPKERIRLRDISKHPFIMNLERNKLHCDKNGMRSALSGDGMVDSGLGRTLSSYGRPRIRSRSEERMSTMPIFSNGPGVMISARSEAMSEPIGKTHLRKTSDIDYHPKQNSVLAGLPPPMQSRIFSQNQHYSSCDAYENVDKHKNDKSKKRENPVNCFEGTKDGGKLQIPPLSSERLQPTRHRTKNAILTILDHGEVCIEFIKRRNGVERVGEVCRISGDGLRVILYKPANSVEVGSQPPPLPGRGADSIYSYENLPQRHHRKYIYAYRFIKLVKAKTPKLTLYTHRSKCLFMENGPQPDCEIHFYNGVKVVRVDGVVKITEKSDGVTFTESEFPPHLDDYYEHYSECYQRCLLLESTLTSLEAATGHSSFPVIIGRRPTAALNDAPCLQGKENVSQATNHTPVMPSFDASCSVISTIASQSHKMNSIRNSSTNNLNKVIVPGVGTATQLSSGDIRVNYKDGSALTVSPQSYGGGIVYESNNGTVTRYNQHYQNSEVPHMVRDKLCQLQTVIKYLVQPKHKNIR is encoded by the exons ATGTCTTTatctaatttgttattaagtaGAGACATGCAAGTG aaaatagcAGATTTTGGATTGGCTACTCAGTTAACAAGACCCGATGAGAAACATTTAACTATGTGTGGTACTCCTAACTACATATCACCTGAG ataGCAACAAGATCATCTCATGGTTTAGAAGCAGATGTTTGGAGTTTAGGATGCATGCTATATACTCTTCTAGTTGGTAAACCACCATTTGACACAGATGCTGTTAAAAGTACTTTGACACGTGTAGTCATGGCTGATTATGTAATGCCGTCTCATTTATCGGATAACGCTAAGGATTTGAtagacaaattattaaaaaagaatccaAAAGAAAGAATTCGTTTACGTGATATTTCTAAACATCCATTCATAATGAATTTAGAAAGGAATAAATTGCATTGTGACAAAAATGGTATGCGTAGTGCATTGTCCGGAGACGGTATGGTTGATTCAGGTTTAGGACGAACATTGTCCTCATATGGACGACCAAGAATACGTTCTAGATCAGAAGAAAGAATGTCCACAATGCCAATATTTTCTAATGGTCCGGGTGTAATGATTAGTGCAAGGAGTGAAGCAATGTCCGAACCTATTGGAAAAACACATTTACGTAAAACAAGTGACATTGATTATCATCCAAAGCAGAATTCTGTACTAGCTGGACTACCACCACCCATGCAAAGcagaatattttctcaaaatcAGCATTACAGTAGTTGTGATGCATATGAAAATGTTGATAAacacaaaaatgataaatctaaaaaacgagaaaacccagtaaattgttttgaagGCACAAAAGATGGcggaaaattacaaattccGCCCCTATCTTCAGAAAGATTACAGCCAACTAGACACAGAACAAAGAATGCGATTCTCACTATATTAGATCATGGAGAAGTTtgcattgaatttattaaacgcaGGAATGGAGTG GAAAGAGTAGGAGAAGTGTGCCGAATATCGGGCGATGGATTGAGAGTTATTCTTTATAAACCTGCTAATTCGGTGGAAGTTGGTTCGCAACCGCCCCCACTACCAGGCCGTGGTGCAGATAGCATTTATTCGTATGAAAATCTACCCCAACGCCATCatagaaaatacatttatgcttatcgttttataaaacttGTAAAAGCTAAAACACCAAAACTTACACTGTATACCCACCGATCGAAATGtctttttatggaaaatggaCCACAACCGGAttgtgaaattcatttttacaatggagttaag GTTGTGCGCGTCGATGGTGtagtaaaaataacagaaaagaGTGATGGAGTTACGTTTACAGAGAGTGAATTTCCACCACACTTAGATGACTATTATGAACATTATTCGGAATGCTACCAACGCTGTTTATTGTTAGAATCTACTCTAACATCTTTGGAAGCAGCTACTGGACATTCCAGTTTCCCTGTTATAATTGGACGTAGGCCCACTGCAGCCTTAAATGATGCCCCTTGCTTacaaggaaaagaaaatgtttctcaAGCAACAAACCATACACCCGTg ATGCCATCTTTTGATGCTAGTTGCTCAGTAATCTCCACTATAGCGTCTCAGTCACATAAAATGAATTCTATACGAAATTCAAGTACTAACAATCTTAATAAGGTAATAGTTCCAGGAGTTGGCACTGCAACACAATTATCCTCCGGAGATATTCGTGTAAATTATAAGGATGGATCAGCCTTAAct GTAAGTCCTCAAAGCTATGGTGGCGGTATAGTTTATGAGAGTAATAATGGAACTGTTACGCGATACAATCAACACTATCAAAATTCAGAAGTTCCACACATGGTTAGAGACAAATTGTGCCAGTTACAGactgttattaaatatcttgttCAACCGAAACACAAGAATATTCGGTGA
- the Sak gene encoding polo like kinase SAK isoform X1 → MPEMRPLSGGFGEQIEDYEVLNLLGKGGFASVYRAKCLRSGIEVAIKMIDIKLMQAAGMVGRVRQEVGIHSRLKHPAILELYAFFEDANYVYLVLELCHNGELQRFLKTQGSCALPEEHAGRIIRQVVQGLLYLHSHQILHRDMSLSNLLLSRDMQVKIADFGLATQLTRPDEKHLTMCGTPNYISPEIATRSSHGLEADVWSLGCMLYTLLVGKPPFDTDAVKSTLTRVVMADYVMPSHLSDNAKDLIDKLLKKNPKERIRLRDISKHPFIMNLERNKLHCDKNGMRSALSGDGMVDSGLGRTLSSYGRPRIRSRSEERMSTMPIFSNGPGVMISARSEAMSEPIGKTHLRKTSDIDYHPKQNSVLAGLPPPMQSRIFSQNQHYSSCDAYENVDKHKNDKSKKRENPVNCFEGTKDGGKLQIPPLSSERLQPTRHRTKNAILTILDHGEVCIEFIKRRNGVERVGEVCRISGDGLRVILYKPANSVEVGSQPPPLPGRGADSIYSYENLPQRHHRKYIYAYRFIKLVKAKTPKLTLYTHRSKCLFMENGPQPDCEIHFYNGVKVVRVDGVVKITEKSDGVTFTESEFPPHLDDYYEHYSECYQRCLLLESTLTSLEAATGHSSFPVIIGRRPTAALNDAPCLQGKENVSQATNHTPVMPSFDASCSVISTIASQSHKMNSIRNSSTNNLNKVIVPGVGTATQLSSGDIRVNYKDGSALTVSPQSYGGGIVYESNNGTVTRYNQHYQNSEVPHMVRDKLCQLQTVIKYLVQPKHKNIR, encoded by the exons ATGCCAGAAATGCGACCGCTGTCTGGGGGCTTCGGTGAACAAATAGAA GATTACGAAGTATTGAACTTGCTTGGTAAAGGCGGATTCGCTAGCGTATACCGAGCAAAATGTCTCCGAAGTGGCATAGAAGtcgcaataaaaatg atcGACATCAAATTGATGCAAGCTGCTGGGATGGTGGGTAGAGTACGTCAAGAGGTTGGAATACACTCAAGATTAAAGCATCCAGCCATACTTGAATTGTATGCATTCTTTGAGGATGctaattatgtttatttagtATTGGAATTATGTCACAATGGAGAGCTTCAACGATTTCTTAAGACGCAAGGTTCTTGTGCGTTACCTGAAGAACATG ctgGTCGTATAATTAGACAAGTGGTACAAGGATTATTATATCTGCATTCACATCAGATACTTCACAGAGATATGTCTTTatctaatttgttattaagtaGAGACATGCAAGTG aaaatagcAGATTTTGGATTGGCTACTCAGTTAACAAGACCCGATGAGAAACATTTAACTATGTGTGGTACTCCTAACTACATATCACCTGAG ataGCAACAAGATCATCTCATGGTTTAGAAGCAGATGTTTGGAGTTTAGGATGCATGCTATATACTCTTCTAGTTGGTAAACCACCATTTGACACAGATGCTGTTAAAAGTACTTTGACACGTGTAGTCATGGCTGATTATGTAATGCCGTCTCATTTATCGGATAACGCTAAGGATTTGAtagacaaattattaaaaaagaatccaAAAGAAAGAATTCGTTTACGTGATATTTCTAAACATCCATTCATAATGAATTTAGAAAGGAATAAATTGCATTGTGACAAAAATGGTATGCGTAGTGCATTGTCCGGAGACGGTATGGTTGATTCAGGTTTAGGACGAACATTGTCCTCATATGGACGACCAAGAATACGTTCTAGATCAGAAGAAAGAATGTCCACAATGCCAATATTTTCTAATGGTCCGGGTGTAATGATTAGTGCAAGGAGTGAAGCAATGTCCGAACCTATTGGAAAAACACATTTACGTAAAACAAGTGACATTGATTATCATCCAAAGCAGAATTCTGTACTAGCTGGACTACCACCACCCATGCAAAGcagaatattttctcaaaatcAGCATTACAGTAGTTGTGATGCATATGAAAATGTTGATAAacacaaaaatgataaatctaaaaaacgagaaaacccagtaaattgttttgaagGCACAAAAGATGGcggaaaattacaaattccGCCCCTATCTTCAGAAAGATTACAGCCAACTAGACACAGAACAAAGAATGCGATTCTCACTATATTAGATCATGGAGAAGTTtgcattgaatttattaaacgcaGGAATGGAGTG GAAAGAGTAGGAGAAGTGTGCCGAATATCGGGCGATGGATTGAGAGTTATTCTTTATAAACCTGCTAATTCGGTGGAAGTTGGTTCGCAACCGCCCCCACTACCAGGCCGTGGTGCAGATAGCATTTATTCGTATGAAAATCTACCCCAACGCCATCatagaaaatacatttatgcttatcgttttataaaacttGTAAAAGCTAAAACACCAAAACTTACACTGTATACCCACCGATCGAAATGtctttttatggaaaatggaCCACAACCGGAttgtgaaattcatttttacaatggagttaag GTTGTGCGCGTCGATGGTGtagtaaaaataacagaaaagaGTGATGGAGTTACGTTTACAGAGAGTGAATTTCCACCACACTTAGATGACTATTATGAACATTATTCGGAATGCTACCAACGCTGTTTATTGTTAGAATCTACTCTAACATCTTTGGAAGCAGCTACTGGACATTCCAGTTTCCCTGTTATAATTGGACGTAGGCCCACTGCAGCCTTAAATGATGCCCCTTGCTTacaaggaaaagaaaatgtttctcaAGCAACAAACCATACACCCGTg ATGCCATCTTTTGATGCTAGTTGCTCAGTAATCTCCACTATAGCGTCTCAGTCACATAAAATGAATTCTATACGAAATTCAAGTACTAACAATCTTAATAAGGTAATAGTTCCAGGAGTTGGCACTGCAACACAATTATCCTCCGGAGATATTCGTGTAAATTATAAGGATGGATCAGCCTTAAct GTAAGTCCTCAAAGCTATGGTGGCGGTATAGTTTATGAGAGTAATAATGGAACTGTTACGCGATACAATCAACACTATCAAAATTCAGAAGTTCCACACATGGTTAGAGACAAATTGTGCCAGTTACAGactgttattaaatatcttgttCAACCGAAACACAAGAATATTCGGTGA
- the LOC144475478 gene encoding mitochondrial fission process protein 1 isoform X1 has product MSEEKEEVDVFRDTPVRYLGYANEVGEAFRPIIHSSIVWLSYAVSTGYVLADTVHKGWTQYNKETSEDSTKSALYSMSDTLLWQTFASIIIPGFTINRICAAVQCFQRKSCNPVLRSRWIPTAIGLSAIPLIIKPIDNVVDEVMNATYRKWTGYYPK; this is encoded by the exons ATGtctgaagaaaaagaagaagtagATGTATTTCGTGATACACCTGTAAGATATTTGG GATACGCAAATGAAGTGGGTGAAGCTTTCAGACCAATAATACATAGTTCAATAGTGTGGCTCAGTTATGCTGTCTCTACTGGGTATGTTCTTGCTGATACAGTCCATAAGGGGTGGACACAGTATAAT aAGGAGACATCTGAGGATTCAACCAAAAGTGCTTTGTATTCCATGTCCGATACCTTATTGTGGCAAACATTTGCATCTATAATAATTCCAGGTTTTACGATTAATAGAATTTGTGCTGCTGTCCAATGTTTCCAAAGAAAAAGTTGTAATCCTGTCCTAAGAAGTCGGTGGATACCCACTGCAATTGGACTATCTGCTATACCACTCATAATAAAGCCCATAGATAATGTAGTAGATGAAGTCATGAATGCTACTTACAGAAAGTGGACAGGCTACTATCCTAAATGA